TATATCGCTCGTCGTGTTTTGCTAGCACGGTGTCTGCATGAAAACGGCTCGGTCCTTCCACGGTGCCCTCGGCGACGACGCCCTGTCCTTCACGGAAGAGATCCGGCAACAATCCGGTGTAGCTGACCTTGATGTCGTGCTTTAGGTCTGTCACCGCGAAGACGACAGTCGACGATCCCTCATGAGTAAGTGAGCCACGTTTCACTAGGCCGCCGATGCGCAGCCGTGTCCCTAGCGGCGGCGCCTTTGCGGCCATTTC
The DNA window shown above is from Bradyrhizobium sp. CB1650 and carries:
- the ccmE gene encoding cytochrome c maturation protein CcmE — translated: MTRKGRRLAIISAAGVTLTIAVGLVLFALRDSIVFFYGPSEMAAKAPPLGTRLRIGGLVKRGSLTHEGSSTVVFAVTDLKHDIKVSYTGLLPDLFREGQGVVAEGTVEGPSRFHADTVLAKHDERYMPKDLADKLKQEGTWRNERSARAQ